A genomic region of Micromonospora sp. NBC_01796 contains the following coding sequences:
- a CDS encoding CDP-alcohol phosphatidyltransferase family protein: MAGTRLEWDEYAATWARLHGDFDPRKAAPTVQGWLRFAYQIGHLLGRFRVSPTAVTVVGTLFCVLVPVVVLREPGGPFIAAGLVLLAAVADSVDGALAVVTGRTTRLGYVYDSVADRVGEAAWLIAFWLLGAPGPLVVAAGALSWLHEYVRARSVSAGMREIGAVTVGERPSRVLVALVGLVLAGAVRIFSFDVAAGAVTVVAAVWVLLAGYGLVQLLGAVRRALL; the protein is encoded by the coding sequence GTGGCGGGCACCCGGCTGGAATGGGACGAGTACGCGGCCACCTGGGCGCGGCTGCACGGCGACTTCGACCCGCGTAAGGCGGCGCCGACCGTACAGGGGTGGCTGCGTTTCGCGTACCAGATCGGGCACCTGCTGGGTCGCTTCCGGGTGTCGCCGACGGCGGTGACCGTGGTCGGCACCCTGTTCTGCGTCCTGGTCCCGGTGGTCGTCCTCCGGGAACCGGGCGGACCCTTCATCGCCGCCGGTCTGGTCCTGCTCGCCGCGGTGGCCGACAGCGTCGACGGGGCGCTCGCCGTGGTCACCGGCCGCACCACCCGACTCGGCTACGTCTACGACTCGGTCGCCGACCGGGTCGGTGAGGCCGCCTGGCTGATCGCGTTCTGGCTGCTCGGCGCGCCGGGGCCGCTGGTCGTGGCGGCCGGGGCGCTGTCCTGGCTGCACGAGTACGTGCGGGCCCGGTCGGTGTCGGCGGGGATGCGGGAGATCGGGGCGGTGACGGTGGGGGAGCGGCCGAGTCGGGTGTTGGTGGCGTTGGTCGGGTTGGTGTTGGCGGGGGCGGTCCGGATCTTCTCGTTCGATGTGGCGGCGGGGGCTGTCACGGTGGTTGCCGCTGTTTGGGTTTTGCTTGCTGGGTACGGGCTTGTTCAGTTGCTTGGCGCTGTTCGTCGGGCGTTGCTCTGA
- a CDS encoding DUF5753 domain-containing protein yields MNHALQVAMIESGHTAESLAAEIGVDPKTAARWVTPGRIPQTRHRARVAELVGRDVGDLWPDVLKRRHPTWLREWLEYERDARLLRWFEPALVPGLLQTEAYAQAVIGWGGLFNVDEVDELVASRIERQPVLDGRRPPQFFAMIDEAVVRRCVGSRAIMAEQCAHLVRLAERPHVHIQVVPASAGGHAGLAGGFILAKGPYGEAAHLDDRLRAHVFNTQDDIDTLVAAWEAIRAVALSAPQTLDLIKEVAATWQT; encoded by the coding sequence ATGAACCACGCACTTCAAGTCGCGATGATCGAGTCGGGACACACCGCCGAATCGTTGGCCGCCGAAATCGGCGTTGATCCGAAAACGGCGGCCCGATGGGTAACTCCGGGACGGATTCCGCAGACACGTCACCGTGCTCGGGTTGCTGAGCTGGTGGGACGGGACGTAGGGGACCTTTGGCCGGACGTACTGAAGCGTCGGCATCCGACCTGGTTGCGTGAGTGGTTGGAGTACGAGCGCGATGCGCGGTTGCTCCGCTGGTTCGAGCCCGCCCTGGTGCCTGGGTTACTCCAGACGGAGGCGTACGCGCAGGCCGTCATCGGGTGGGGTGGCCTGTTCAACGTCGACGAGGTGGACGAACTCGTGGCGTCGCGAATAGAGCGACAGCCGGTCCTGGATGGGCGGAGGCCACCGCAGTTCTTCGCGATGATCGACGAGGCTGTGGTCCGGCGGTGCGTGGGTAGCCGGGCGATCATGGCGGAGCAGTGTGCACACCTGGTCCGACTCGCTGAGCGGCCCCATGTGCATATTCAGGTGGTGCCGGCGAGTGCGGGGGGTCATGCTGGGCTCGCCGGGGGTTTCATCCTGGCGAAGGGTCCGTACGGGGAGGCGGCCCACCTCGATGATCGGCTACGCGCGCACGTATTCAACACGCAAGACGACATTGATACCCTCGTGGCAGCGTGGGAAGCCATCAGGGCCGTAGCCCTGTCCGCTCCTCAAACCCTCGATCTGATCAAGGAAGTAGCAGCGACATGGCAGACCTGA
- a CDS encoding DUF397 domain-containing protein, protein MADLTGAIWRKSTRSSNGGSTCVEVAKNLPGVVGVRDSKDPAGPALAFGPAAWRAFVGLAKQH, encoded by the coding sequence ATGGCAGACCTGACCGGTGCCATCTGGCGGAAGTCGACCCGCAGCAGCAACGGTGGGTCGACCTGCGTCGAGGTGGCGAAGAACCTTCCCGGTGTTGTCGGCGTACGGGACAGCAAGGACCCGGCTGGGCCCGCTCTGGCCTTCGGTCCGGCCGCCTGGCGCGCGTTTGTCGGGCTGGCGAAACAGCACTGA
- a CDS encoding ArsR/SmtB family transcription factor, with product MIHLHFTATDLTRVRFAASPLTETVASLRTLAAAGRGGHLHRPWIARFAERTSRLREHDLDLLRALVRPAGYIPDFLLPPPSRRSSTFGDALAQVADTDPEIVARELAHLAAHRAAQHGPGHEERRTLLQALVRRPDAGIGPVTEALDAYHRVAIAPDWPRIDALLNDDIAYRLDALAEGGVDRMMTNLHPSVTFADQTLRIAKYYEGHADCGGRGLLLVPCAFAWPDVLVRTAQPESPSVSYSPRGLGRLWEKHPEQTSSALAGVLGQTRAALLTQLDLPMSTSQAATQMALAAPTLSVHLQALRAAGLLTSRRAGRQVLYSRTDLGDRLLTEAGRQPTP from the coding sequence GTGATTCACCTGCACTTCACGGCGACCGACCTTACCCGCGTACGCTTCGCCGCATCGCCCCTCACCGAAACCGTCGCGAGCCTGCGTACGCTGGCCGCCGCCGGTCGGGGAGGGCACCTGCACCGGCCGTGGATCGCCAGGTTCGCCGAGCGGACGAGCCGGCTGCGCGAGCACGACCTCGACCTCCTGCGGGCGCTGGTACGCCCGGCGGGCTACATCCCCGATTTTCTCCTACCGCCCCCGAGCCGCCGGTCCTCCACCTTCGGTGACGCGCTCGCGCAGGTCGCCGACACCGATCCGGAGATCGTGGCGCGGGAGCTGGCACACCTGGCCGCCCACCGGGCCGCCCAGCACGGGCCCGGCCACGAAGAACGGCGAACCCTGCTCCAAGCGCTGGTACGCCGACCCGACGCCGGCATCGGCCCCGTCACCGAGGCGCTGGACGCGTACCACCGGGTCGCGATCGCCCCGGACTGGCCGAGGATCGACGCGTTGCTCAACGACGACATCGCGTACCGGCTCGATGCCCTGGCCGAGGGCGGCGTCGACCGGATGATGACCAACCTGCACCCATCGGTCACGTTCGCCGACCAGACGCTGAGGATCGCCAAGTACTACGAGGGTCACGCCGACTGTGGCGGGCGCGGGCTGCTCCTCGTACCGTGTGCCTTCGCCTGGCCGGACGTCCTGGTACGGACCGCGCAGCCGGAGTCTCCCAGCGTCTCCTACTCCCCGCGCGGCCTCGGCCGGCTCTGGGAGAAGCACCCCGAGCAGACCAGTTCGGCCCTCGCCGGGGTCCTCGGGCAGACCCGGGCCGCCCTGCTGACCCAACTCGACCTGCCGATGTCGACCAGCCAGGCCGCCACCCAGATGGCGCTGGCCGCGCCGACGCTCAGCGTGCACCTCCAGGCGCTGCGCGCCGCCGGGCTGCTCACCTCGCGCCGAGCGGGCCGACAGGTGCTCTACTCCCGGACCGACCTCGGCGACCGCCTACTCACCGAGGCAGGCCGCCAGCCCACCCCCTGA
- a CDS encoding dihydrofolate reductase family protein, with product MRKLIYTAFVSLDGVVDSPGGGSPTEAHRSGGWTYKDIEFLPEAYELKGRETEEATALMFGRASYEVFSPIWPDIEDFAPLKELPKYVVSTTLGEDALVDNWGDITILRTLDDVAKLKETDGGPIVIHGSATLARNLSDAGLIDRYHLLVFPVLLGGGKRMFSETDKDKQLLKLVESKTYNNGITMFVYDVVR from the coding sequence ATGCGCAAGCTGATCTACACCGCCTTCGTTTCGCTGGACGGCGTTGTCGACTCTCCCGGCGGCGGCAGCCCGACCGAGGCGCACCGCAGCGGCGGCTGGACCTACAAGGACATCGAGTTCCTGCCGGAGGCGTACGAGCTGAAGGGTCGGGAGACGGAGGAGGCCACCGCGCTGATGTTCGGCCGGGCCAGCTACGAGGTGTTCTCGCCGATCTGGCCCGACATCGAGGACTTCGCGCCCCTCAAGGAACTGCCGAAGTACGTCGTCTCGACCACCCTCGGCGAGGACGCCCTGGTCGACAACTGGGGTGACATCACGATCCTGCGTACGCTCGACGACGTCGCGAAGCTGAAGGAGACCGACGGCGGGCCGATCGTCATCCACGGCAGCGCCACCCTCGCCCGCAACCTCTCCGACGCCGGCCTGATCGACCGCTACCACCTGCTGGTCTTCCCGGTACTGCTCGGCGGCGGCAAGCGGATGTTCAGCGAGACCGACAAGGACAAGCAACTGTTGAAGCTGGTCGAGTCGAAGACGTACAACAACGGCATCACCATGTTCGTCTACGACGTCGTCCGCTGA
- a CDS encoding GNAT family N-acetyltransferase, giving the protein MRIDAPGSGANPTTDRLVLSVPQPSDLAELHQLYADPQVWRADPISRQSSQEQTATMVDRWLAGWQRDGLSMWVARSTEPATEGQLVGIGGCFVRFGVAWNLGFRLHPTFWGQGYAQEIIRAAVAAARDVRPDLPLTAYLLEGNTRSQRTTERAGLRQVWRGPDAGNPDPHAIRLLYADRDLSPALVKTLTDN; this is encoded by the coding sequence ATGCGCATCGACGCACCCGGATCCGGTGCCAACCCCACCACCGACCGCCTCGTGCTGAGCGTTCCGCAGCCGTCCGACCTGGCGGAACTCCACCAGTTGTACGCGGACCCGCAGGTCTGGCGCGCCGACCCGATCAGCCGTCAGTCCAGCCAGGAGCAGACCGCCACGATGGTCGATCGTTGGCTGGCCGGCTGGCAGCGCGACGGTCTGAGCATGTGGGTAGCCCGGAGCACCGAGCCGGCCACCGAGGGCCAACTCGTCGGGATCGGCGGCTGTTTCGTCCGCTTCGGCGTGGCCTGGAACCTCGGCTTCCGCCTCCATCCGACCTTCTGGGGCCAGGGGTACGCCCAGGAGATCATCCGCGCGGCGGTCGCCGCCGCTCGCGACGTACGCCCGGACCTGCCGCTGACCGCGTACCTGCTGGAGGGCAACACCCGGTCGCAGCGTACGACCGAACGGGCCGGTCTGCGACAGGTCTGGCGCGGCCCGGACGCCGGCAACCCCGACCCCCACGCCATCCGCCTGCTGTACGCCGACCGCGACCTGTCCCCCGCCCTGGTAAAGACCCTGACCGACAACTGA
- a CDS encoding phytoene desaturase family protein, translated as MSRIVVVGAGVGGLATAARLAAGGHEVTVFERSDTVGGKLGRYSRDTPAGTFHFDTGPSLLTLPQVFVDLFLATGAKLDEYLDLVPLDPIVRHHFPPLGEASATVLDSCTDPGTFASRIGDVFGPQAEADWQRLWRRSGRIWHAAWRDILRDSVDSPLDLARLAWRLGDLAAIRPGQSLRGMGRSYLRDPRLRMLLDRYATYTGTDPRRAPAALAAVPYAELTFGGWYLRGGLGSLADALLSRCLDLGVVVQTGSTVTAIDAAGGRVHGVRLAGTNTPVRADVVVANVDALTVYRDLLPRPDRLAGLADRSLSGFVLLLGVQGSSGLAHHNVFFPTDYDAEFDAVFGDAGHGVPARPAPDPTVFVTVADDPAVRPDGHEAWFVLVNAARQGRSLSAVNWRRPGLADAYADRILDVLAARGTDVRDRLLFREVRTPADLATATSTPGGAIYGTAGGLLRPPNRGPVPGLFLVGGSTHPGGGLPMVTLSAQIVANQIGPA; from the coding sequence GTGAGTCGAATTGTCGTTGTCGGCGCCGGAGTCGGTGGGCTGGCCACGGCGGCCCGGTTGGCTGCCGGAGGGCACGAGGTCACCGTCTTCGAACGGTCCGACACGGTCGGCGGCAAACTCGGCCGGTACTCGCGGGACACCCCGGCCGGTACGTTCCACTTCGACACCGGCCCCAGCCTGCTCACCCTGCCGCAGGTCTTCGTCGACCTGTTCCTGGCCACCGGCGCGAAACTCGACGAATACCTGGACCTGGTGCCGCTGGACCCGATCGTCCGGCACCACTTCCCGCCGCTGGGTGAGGCATCCGCGACCGTGCTCGACTCGTGCACCGATCCGGGCACCTTCGCGTCCCGGATCGGTGACGTGTTCGGGCCGCAGGCCGAGGCCGACTGGCAGCGGCTGTGGCGGCGGTCCGGCCGGATCTGGCACGCCGCGTGGCGGGACATCCTCCGCGACAGTGTCGACTCACCCCTGGACCTGGCCCGGCTCGCCTGGCGGCTGGGTGACCTGGCCGCCATCCGCCCCGGTCAGAGCCTGCGCGGGATGGGCCGGTCGTACCTGCGCGACCCACGGCTACGAATGCTGCTGGACCGGTACGCCACCTACACCGGGACCGACCCGCGCCGGGCCCCGGCCGCACTCGCCGCGGTCCCGTACGCCGAACTGACCTTCGGTGGTTGGTACCTGCGCGGCGGGCTCGGTTCACTCGCCGACGCACTGCTCTCCCGCTGCCTCGACCTGGGCGTGGTGGTGCAGACCGGCAGCACGGTCACGGCCATCGACGCCGCCGGCGGCCGGGTGCACGGCGTACGCCTCGCCGGCACCAACACCCCCGTACGGGCCGACGTGGTGGTGGCCAATGTGGACGCCCTCACCGTCTACCGGGATCTGCTCCCCCGCCCCGACCGGCTCGCCGGGCTGGCCGACCGGAGCCTGTCCGGTTTCGTGCTCCTGCTCGGTGTGCAAGGCTCGTCCGGGTTGGCGCACCACAACGTGTTCTTCCCGACCGACTACGACGCCGAGTTCGACGCGGTTTTCGGCGACGCCGGTCACGGCGTACCGGCCCGACCGGCGCCGGACCCGACCGTGTTCGTCACCGTGGCCGACGACCCGGCGGTCCGCCCGGACGGGCACGAGGCGTGGTTCGTGCTGGTCAACGCCGCGAGGCAGGGCCGTTCCCTGTCGGCGGTCAACTGGCGGCGCCCCGGACTCGCCGACGCCTACGCCGACCGGATCCTGGACGTGCTCGCCGCGCGCGGCACCGACGTACGCGACCGCCTGCTGTTCCGCGAGGTCCGTACGCCCGCCGACCTGGCCACCGCGACCAGCACCCCCGGCGGGGCGATCTACGGCACCGCCGGTGGCCTGCTCCGCCCACCGAACCGGGGCCCGGTGCCCGGACTCTTCCTGGTCGGGGGCTCCACCCACCCCGGCGGCGGCCTGCCCATGGTCACCCTCTCCGCCCAGATCGTCGCCAACCAGATCGGCCCCGCCTGA
- a CDS encoding glycosyltransferase, whose amino-acid sequence MSWAAAAPVWIGCAVVAGLTLHSLVNATRWLRRPPLRATLDEPVSVLLPLRDEADRLTPCLRSLLAQRGVPDLEIVVLDDGSTDGTADLVRQLAADDPRVRLLTGSPPPPGWLGKPYACQQLADAAVPRSGALVFVDADVVLAPYAVAGAVTALRTAGATLLTPYPRIVAGSIGERLVQPLLQWTWLTFLPLRLMERSPRPSLAAAGGQFLVLDRDGYRRAGGHAAVRERILEDIELARAVKRAGGRIALADGSALADCRMYGSWAELRDGYTKSLWASFGSPVAAATVLALLLLLYTVPPLLAVGAAVAGAAPLAWVAFAAYLLGVAGRVVSARASGGRTWPDVLAHPLSVALLGWLTLRSYHLHRRQRLFWRGRPVH is encoded by the coding sequence ATGAGCTGGGCCGCCGCCGCCCCGGTCTGGATCGGTTGCGCCGTGGTCGCCGGGCTGACCCTGCACAGCCTGGTCAACGCCACCCGCTGGCTGCGCCGGCCGCCCCTGCGGGCCACCCTGGACGAGCCGGTGTCGGTCCTGCTTCCGCTGCGCGACGAGGCGGACCGCCTGACCCCGTGCCTGCGTTCGCTGCTGGCCCAGCGGGGCGTGCCCGACCTGGAGATCGTGGTCCTCGACGACGGTTCGACCGACGGCACCGCCGACCTGGTCCGGCAGCTCGCCGCCGATGACCCACGGGTACGCCTGCTCACCGGTTCACCACCACCGCCCGGCTGGCTCGGGAAGCCGTACGCCTGCCAGCAGCTCGCCGACGCCGCCGTACCCCGGTCGGGCGCGCTGGTGTTCGTCGACGCCGACGTGGTCCTCGCCCCGTACGCCGTGGCGGGTGCGGTGACCGCGCTCCGTACGGCGGGGGCGACGCTGCTCACCCCGTACCCCCGGATCGTGGCCGGGTCGATCGGTGAGCGGCTGGTCCAGCCGTTGCTGCAGTGGACCTGGCTGACCTTCCTGCCGTTGCGGCTGATGGAACGGTCGCCCCGGCCGTCGCTGGCCGCCGCCGGTGGTCAGTTCCTGGTGCTGGACCGGGACGGCTACCGGCGGGCCGGCGGACACGCGGCGGTACGCGAGAGGATCCTGGAGGACATCGAGCTGGCCCGCGCGGTCAAACGGGCCGGCGGCCGGATCGCCCTGGCCGACGGCTCCGCTCTCGCGGACTGCCGGATGTACGGCTCCTGGGCCGAGCTGCGCGACGGTTACACCAAGTCGCTCTGGGCGTCGTTCGGCTCACCGGTGGCCGCCGCGACCGTCCTGGCCCTGCTCCTGCTCCTCTACACCGTGCCCCCGCTGCTCGCGGTCGGTGCGGCGGTCGCCGGGGCGGCACCGCTGGCCTGGGTCGCGTTCGCCGCCTACCTGCTGGGCGTGGCGGGGAGGGTGGTCAGCGCGCGGGCGAGCGGCGGCCGGACCTGGCCGGACGTATTGGCACACCCACTCTCGGTCGCGCTGCTCGGTTGGCTGACCCTGCGGTCGTACCATCTGCACAGGCGGCAACGCCTGTTCTGGCGTGGCCGACCGGTGCACTGA
- a CDS encoding carotenoid biosynthesis protein: protein MNRTRLPWFLLVILVLAQIGYPLTEGQDRARLTIVTVVLGYLLSVGHALLSRGPRAAATLVLVTTVGGWAVEALGVTTGFPFGAYDYSGQLGPKLGGVPLVIPLAWTWMAWPAWLAAARLTRPGIGRVALAGVGLAAWDIFLDPQMVAEGYWTWRDPTPALPGVPGVPVGNYLGWLLVAVVLMALLARLAPTAPPLDGVDTPMYALYLWTYASSVLAHAVFLDLPGSAGWGALAMSVVALPLAGTLVRPHQPHRVRA, encoded by the coding sequence GTGAACCGGACCCGGCTGCCCTGGTTCCTGCTGGTCATCCTGGTGCTGGCGCAGATCGGCTACCCGCTGACCGAGGGTCAGGACCGGGCCCGGCTGACCATCGTCACGGTTGTCCTCGGCTACCTGCTGTCGGTCGGCCACGCCCTGCTCAGCCGGGGTCCCCGGGCCGCCGCCACGCTGGTCCTGGTGACCACCGTCGGTGGTTGGGCGGTCGAGGCGCTGGGCGTGACGACCGGTTTCCCGTTCGGTGCCTACGACTACTCCGGGCAGCTCGGTCCGAAGCTCGGCGGCGTACCGCTGGTCATCCCGCTGGCCTGGACCTGGATGGCGTGGCCGGCGTGGTTGGCGGCGGCCCGGCTGACCCGGCCCGGCATCGGGCGGGTCGCGTTGGCCGGCGTCGGGCTCGCCGCCTGGGACATCTTCCTCGACCCGCAGATGGTCGCCGAGGGTTACTGGACCTGGCGGGATCCGACCCCGGCCCTGCCCGGGGTGCCCGGTGTGCCGGTCGGCAACTACCTGGGGTGGCTCCTGGTCGCGGTGGTGCTGATGGCCCTGCTGGCCCGGCTCGCCCCGACCGCGCCCCCGCTCGACGGCGTCGACACCCCGATGTACGCGCTCTACCTCTGGACCTACGCCTCCAGCGTGCTCGCCCACGCGGTTTTCCTCGACCTGCCCGGCTCGGCCGGTTGGGGGGCGCTGGCCATGTCGGTGGTCGCGCTGCCACTGGCCGGCACGCTGGTCCGCCCCCATCAACCCCATCGGGTACGCGCATGA
- a CDS encoding GNAT family N-acetyltransferase, producing MRLVPWQPDDLVRRLDDVVTVYGEAMGYRAELLEARRGYIATHVRRRGFRAVATLTNDGRLAGFGYGYHSYPGQWWHDQVHTALPGDARKTWFADCFEVVELHVRPAAQGHGLGARQLTALLAMAGASTTLLSTPEADERKSRAWRLYRRFGFVDVLRDFHFPGDERSFAVLGRELPLPHPPPGEHDDDPGSPG from the coding sequence ATGAGGTTGGTGCCGTGGCAGCCGGACGATCTCGTCCGGCGGCTGGACGACGTGGTGACGGTCTACGGCGAGGCGATGGGTTACCGGGCCGAGTTGCTGGAGGCGCGCCGGGGTTACATCGCCACTCACGTACGCCGCCGTGGTTTCCGGGCGGTGGCCACGTTGACCAACGACGGGCGGCTGGCCGGTTTCGGCTACGGCTACCACTCGTACCCGGGGCAGTGGTGGCACGACCAGGTGCACACCGCGCTGCCCGGCGACGCCCGCAAGACCTGGTTCGCCGACTGCTTCGAGGTGGTCGAGTTGCACGTACGGCCGGCGGCACAGGGGCACGGGCTCGGCGCCCGGCAGTTGACCGCCCTGCTCGCCATGGCGGGGGCGAGCACCACACTGCTGTCCACCCCGGAGGCGGACGAGCGGAAGTCCCGGGCGTGGCGGCTCTACCGGCGGTTCGGCTTCGTCGACGTGCTGCGCGACTTCCACTTTCCCGGCGACGAGCGGTCGTTCGCCGTACTCGGCCGGGAGTTGCCGCTGCCCCATCCGCCACCGGGCGAGCACGACGACGATCCCGGTTCACCCGGATAA
- a CDS encoding monooxygenase has protein sequence MNPVPELVTLHVWRLPRRAVPRALIRMAVDRRRLRATPGVAFAKLLGTGTGSGFGPTDADLTRWAALVVWADPARAAGFDDSPVGRAWGRIATSCARLDLRPLASRGRWAGAEPFGNPTTRSGSVDGPVLALTRARLRPARAATFWRAIPAVAAALPDTPGLTARFGIGEAPLGWQGTVSVWRSSADLLAFAYRQPEHQNAIMRTPTERWYAEELFARFEVRAVRGDRTVLDWTGHDGGPT, from the coding sequence GTGAACCCGGTTCCCGAGCTGGTCACCCTGCACGTCTGGCGGTTGCCCCGCCGGGCGGTGCCGCGTGCGCTGATCCGGATGGCGGTCGACCGGCGCCGACTGCGGGCCACCCCCGGCGTAGCGTTCGCCAAGCTGCTCGGCACAGGCACAGGCAGCGGCTTCGGGCCTACCGACGCCGACCTGACCCGTTGGGCGGCGCTGGTGGTCTGGGCGGATCCGGCACGGGCGGCCGGCTTCGACGACAGCCCGGTGGGCCGGGCCTGGGGCCGGATCGCCACCTCCTGCGCCCGCCTCGACCTGCGCCCGCTGGCCAGCCGGGGCCGCTGGGCCGGAGCCGAACCCTTCGGCAACCCGACCACCCGGAGCGGATCGGTGGACGGTCCGGTGCTGGCGCTGACTCGGGCGCGGCTGCGGCCGGCACGGGCGGCGACGTTCTGGCGGGCCATTCCGGCGGTCGCCGCCGCGCTGCCGGACACCCCCGGCCTGACCGCCCGGTTCGGCATCGGTGAGGCGCCGCTGGGCTGGCAGGGCACGGTCAGCGTGTGGCGCAGCAGCGCGGACCTGCTCGCCTTCGCGTACCGTCAGCCGGAGCACCAAAACGCGATCATGCGCACCCCGACCGAACGCTGGTACGCCGAAGAGCTCTTCGCGCGGTTCGAGGTACGCGCGGTCCGTGGCGACCGGACCGTACTGGACTGGACCGGTCACGATGGTGGCCCGACGTGA
- a CDS encoding YbaK/EbsC family protein has product MQLHANVQAVQDVLDRADARDGSGEPVRVRILPEAVHTAAAAAGVLGIEVGQIANSLIFNADGAPLLVLTSGAHRVDVPRLAVVLGLTALKRATPEFVREHTGQPIGGVAPIGHPGAVRTLVDTALDEYTEVWAAGGVPQAVFPTTYAELLRLTAGTPAEVA; this is encoded by the coding sequence ATGCAGCTTCATGCCAACGTGCAAGCGGTGCAGGACGTACTGGACCGGGCGGACGCGCGGGACGGCTCCGGCGAGCCGGTCCGGGTACGGATCCTGCCCGAGGCGGTGCACACCGCCGCCGCGGCGGCCGGTGTACTCGGCATCGAGGTCGGGCAGATCGCCAACTCGCTGATCTTCAACGCGGACGGCGCCCCGCTGCTGGTGCTCACCTCGGGTGCGCACCGGGTCGACGTACCCCGGTTGGCTGTCGTACTCGGGCTGACCGCGCTCAAGCGGGCCACCCCGGAGTTCGTACGCGAGCACACCGGCCAGCCGATCGGCGGGGTCGCCCCGATCGGGCATCCGGGTGCGGTCCGTACCCTGGTCGACACCGCGCTCGACGAGTACACCGAGGTCTGGGCGGCCGGCGGGGTGCCGCAGGCGGTTTTCCCCACCACCTACGCCGAGCTGTTACGACTCACCGCCGGCACCCCGGCCGAGGTGGCGTGA
- a CDS encoding TetR/AcrR family transcriptional regulator: MGTRRRGEELERAILHAAAEELRESGYAGMTMDRVAVRAGTNKNAIYRRWPHRAALGIAAYRHLSDAVMPNPDTGTLRGDALEMLRRANETWSSPHGAILRGLLAAAADDPELLTLMRERSGADTMDRAWLAMLERAAARGEAPAGAAHRRVAMTPMMLLRAEYAMRGIPSVPDEVLVEIVDEVFLPLVRGRG, translated from the coding sequence ATGGGTACGAGGCGCCGGGGCGAGGAGTTGGAACGGGCGATCCTGCACGCGGCGGCGGAGGAACTGCGCGAGTCCGGGTACGCGGGAATGACCATGGATCGGGTCGCCGTCCGGGCCGGTACCAACAAGAACGCGATCTACCGCCGGTGGCCGCACCGGGCGGCGCTGGGCATCGCGGCGTACCGTCACCTGTCCGACGCGGTGATGCCGAACCCGGACACCGGCACCCTGCGGGGCGACGCGTTGGAGATGCTGCGGCGGGCGAACGAGACCTGGTCGTCGCCGCACGGGGCGATCCTGCGCGGGTTGCTCGCCGCCGCGGCCGACGACCCCGAACTGCTCACCCTGATGCGGGAGCGGTCCGGAGCGGACACCATGGACCGTGCCTGGCTGGCGATGCTGGAGCGCGCCGCCGCCCGGGGTGAGGCGCCGGCCGGGGCCGCGCACCGCCGGGTGGCGATGACGCCGATGATGCTGCTGCGCGCCGAGTACGCGATGCGCGGCATCCCCTCCGTACCCGACGAGGTGCTGGTCGAGATCGTCGACGAGGTGTTCCTCCCGCTCGTACGCGGCCGAGGCTGA
- a CDS encoding M55 family metallopeptidase: MTTPLRVLISADMEGVAGVVHPTETNPERYDYERGRRLMTAEVNAVIAGVLDAVPEAAVRVADAHGTFRNILPEELDRRVRLVRGRPRPLGMLGGLDDNTGAVLFVGYHARAGAGPAVLAHTISDAVLDLRINGQSMGEIGLNTALAGHHGAPVVLLGGDDAACAELNALVPAAVTVPVKVALGQAAGETLHPEEARERLRAAATTAIENRGQVPPLTLTGPLAVEVDLYAPATVDLATLIPGVSRAPGARTVTFTANNTSEAHSLIQLLTHLAQIKPA, from the coding sequence ATGACGACACCACTGCGAGTACTGATCTCGGCCGACATGGAGGGCGTCGCGGGAGTCGTGCACCCCACCGAGACCAACCCGGAACGGTACGACTACGAACGGGGCCGCCGACTGATGACGGCCGAGGTGAACGCCGTGATCGCGGGCGTGCTGGATGCCGTACCGGAGGCGGCGGTGCGGGTGGCGGACGCGCACGGGACGTTCCGCAACATCCTGCCGGAGGAACTCGACCGCCGGGTCCGGCTGGTCCGGGGTCGGCCCCGCCCGCTCGGCATGCTCGGCGGGCTCGACGACAACACCGGGGCGGTGCTCTTTGTCGGTTACCACGCCCGTGCGGGTGCCGGCCCGGCGGTGTTGGCCCACACTATCAGCGACGCGGTCCTGGACCTGCGGATCAACGGCCAGTCGATGGGGGAGATCGGCCTCAACACCGCCCTGGCCGGGCACCACGGTGCACCGGTGGTCCTGCTCGGCGGTGACGACGCCGCCTGCGCGGAGCTGAACGCCCTGGTCCCGGCGGCGGTGACGGTGCCGGTGAAGGTCGCCCTGGGTCAGGCGGCCGGCGAGACTCTCCATCCCGAGGAGGCCCGGGAGCGCCTGCGCGCCGCGGCCACAACGGCGATCGAGAACCGAGGGCAGGTCCCGCCCCTCACCCTGACCGGACCACTGGCCGTAGAGGTCGACCTGTACGCCCCGGCCACCGTCGACCTGGCGACCCTCATCCCCGGAGTGTCCCGCGCCCCCGGCGCCCGCACCGTAACCTTCACCGCCAACAACACGTCCGAAGCCCACTCCCTCATCCAACTCCTGACCCACCTGGCCCAAATCAAACCCGCCTGA